TTAGCCACCCCAGTCACTTTGTTTCAAAGTGCTGCGGTACTGAGTTtctctttcaaatgaaaataaccaTTTGGCTCTGTGTTTATTGCATAGGCACCTCTGGGTGCAGAAATAGGCAGTGCGGCTGTAGAAACTCTCCAAAGGTTAGCAGACTTCAAGATGCAGGGACCAACAATGGCTCGACAAAACCAATAACCCCACAAAACAGAAGGGCAGTCCCAAGCATATCTCCTTTGCACCTCTTTCAGAAAAGACAGTATGCAGAGTGGTTGGGAGTTCAAGTCCTCGGTGCCCTCCTCTTAAGCTGTGACCTCAAAGGGTCACTTTAGCGCTcagcttccctttcctcttctgtaaaatgggaatagaaaCTGAATCTACTTCTTGGGGATGTTGTGAGGAATATATGAGCTATCAGATGCAAAACGTTCCGCGCAGTTTGGCGCTCAAGCAGTAGGCTACCGATGCCTATTAGTAATTGGCTATTACTGGGAGGTTGTGTCTCTCCCGGGACCGGGGGCGCTTGGCTCGCCAGCCTGAAAGGGGTCGCCCACTCCAGGCCCCTTCAAGTACTACTCCCTCCGGGCCTGGGCCCAGATCCCAGCCGCCACGGCGCGCCAGGGACCGAAGTCCCATTGTGCTTGCTCAGTGAGGGTGACAGGGCCGGCCGCCCAGACGCGAGCACAGGTGCGGCCCTGACCACAATGAGGGCGTGGGCGCGTGCGTGGCGAGCAGAGGTCTGCAGGGGGCCAGTGTGGCCGACCGCGGGGCGGggtcgcggggggggggggggaaacggGTGCTGGCGCGGCCCCAGGAGCTCGGCAGGAGGCGTCTGGGCCGTCCCGGAGGACCCTGCCTGGCACCGGACTCCGGGCGTCTGCCGAACTCGCGCCCCGgagcccgggccccgcccccggaGCCCCGCCCCCTGGTGCCCCCGGTTGGCTGGAGCCGGCGGCCACGCGCGGCGATTTGCCACGCGCCGCGTCATTGAAGCCGCTCCTGGTCTCGGCCCCCGCGGGCTGGTCAAGGAGGCAGCGGCGGGGGGAGGCTGGGGCTGTAGGGCGCGACGCCGCCGGGCCGCCCCGCCCTGGGAGGCGCCTAGGCCCTCATCAAGTGACCAGTATCCCTTCCAGGAGAACACGGTTCTTCACAGGGAAGCGAGCTCCAGCCTGTAGCCCCGGCGCCAAACCGCCGTCATCTCCTTCCTGTGCCGGGTGATCCGTCTCCTCACCCACCCGGAAAAACATAGTCCGCCCCCCGCGTCCTTGTGGAGTAGCGCTTGCTTCCACTGACTCTCTTTGCCCGTACCCTCCTCTTTCCCATTTCAAGTACTCTAGGACCCACCGAGAGGATAAGTCAGCGCTGAAGAGAAACCtcaagggaaaagagagagacagggagccgaggggaagggagggaaaggcgAGGCTGGCGGAGGGACACCGAGGACCGCGGCCGTAGTGCGCACGCGCGGCGGCAGGAACGAGTTCCGGTCTGGCCGGGGCCTGTCTCCTAAAAATAGCCCCGGTGTGGGGATCCGTGCGCGGATGTCCCGGCGAGTCCCGGGCTGAAGGAGGCGGCTCCGGGCGGCGCGGAGCGCTGGTGGCTGGCCCGGGCTGCAGCGTGTGCGCGCCCGTCAGCTACGCCGGAGACACGGTGAGGGCCGCGGCGGCGGAGCTCCGTCCACCGGGCCGACGGTGCCGGAGGGGGCGGTGTCTCGGCGAGGGGGCCGGGTAGGGGCCGGGGGgcgctggggcggggggcggcgcggCCGAGGAGGGGCGCCCGCGGGGCTCCGGGGACAGCAGGGCAGGGCGGCGTCCGGCTGGCAGGGGGCCGGGGTCGCGGGCGCGCGGCGGCGGGGCGGGTGGGGTGCGGGGAGGCGGCGCGGGGTGGTCGCGCGGGGTCTGCGTGGAGGGGCGAGGCGCCCGcggtggtgggggcggggtgccCCGAGGGCGGGCCCGGGGTCTGACCGCTGTCGCGCGGGCCAGCGGAGGGAGGCTCGGCCGCGCGGGTTCGGCGCGAGGAGCCTCCCCGTGCGCGCACGGGGCTTGGGGCTGGGGGGCGGTGGTGGACGGCGCCTTCTTGAAAGTTGAGAGACTTCTCTGGGGGCCCGGAGTCTCTCCAGGGGGTTCCGCCCGAAGGCCCGTTTCCTCCCTCTTGCCCTCCGCGGCCCGGGTCTCCCCAGAGGGATTGACCCCTCGTGCCGAGGGCGCTGTGCGCTTTGGTCGGACTTGAAGAAGTTCCCCCACTTCTGCTTTGGGAGAAGGTTGGTCGAAGCGGGCGGAACATTGAGGTCCGAACTCTGGGCGCGTGTGTGCAGATGTCAGTGGCGGGGTCGGTATTTGGGGCGGCCCGGGCCGGGGGCACCTGCGGGGTGCGGACGCCCGCGGGTTCTGGGAGACGTAGCGGGGAAGGGGAGGCTACAGAGGGAACAGCGAGCTACCCCTGACATCCCGGTAGATCCCGGCTCCCAGGAAAGGTTTTATGTGGTAGAAACTTTGCCTTTTAGTTCGATATCCTCTGTCTTCGAACCGCGGGGATCAAGTCGGTAGGTGAGGTAGTGCAAACAAGTTTGGAAGAGGTGAGCATCGCTGAATTAGAAAAACAgatctcccctccctccccgtgGAAGTGTGACT
This window of the Prionailurus viverrinus isolate Anna chromosome B3, UM_Priviv_1.0, whole genome shotgun sequence genome carries:
- the LOC125167591 gene encoding basic proline-rich protein-like, encoding MATCCPERRHTESQEMPLVLNSSGIPVLTQNDDDNMLISSPSPLRLPEPAGVRTPQVPPARAAPNTDPATDICTHAPRVRTSMFRPLRPTFSQSRSGGTSSSPTKAHSALGTRGQSLWGDPGRGGQEGGNGPSGGTPWRDSGPPEKSLNFQEGAVHHRPPAPSPVRARGGSSRRTRAAEPPSAGPRDSGQTPGPPSGHPAPTTAGASPLHADPARPPRAASPHPTRPAAARPRPRPPASRTPPCPAVPGAPRAPLLGRAAPRPSAPRPLPGPLAETPPPPAPSARWTELRRRGPHRVSGVADGRAHAAARASHQRSAPPGAASFSPGLAGTSAHGSPHRGYF